In Oryza glaberrima chromosome 8, OglaRS2, whole genome shotgun sequence, the following are encoded in one genomic region:
- the LOC127782802 gene encoding uncharacterized protein LOC127782802, whose translation MAEDEATAARARQQRQPPSWADIPRDLAVQVIRFLPAQVDRACFAAVCPQWRAAARNALLPAPLPLLALPDGAFYCLPYGKPFRFPRAGCAGYKTAACGRWLVFPHDDGCFLVDPFAGATVTLPALSRVRLRPPNAVARYVNVGIAGRDAHVSMFYPHATWMHIKTSDKMPINKLLLCSPNLVAAFIGSSLANAGRNSQILVCQPGASSWSVRAYDKCKLFEDMAFYRGKLYALTHDENLLVVNISQDPNTGDPQISQIGQVIKDDPTWSSVLIPDDDDTSTTDKKKLYLVESCGVLLMVRRKVCCRVVGKTVVAGQNEFEVFKADLENSRWVNVTTLGDDQIVFLGRPCSKAVSASQYGMPGDQIFFLDDVMENNKEYAYEEETTSVSVYDMRSAEVSSPLPMAWKHEMISATWLFPLD comes from the coding sequence ATGGCGGAggacgaggcgacggcggcgcgcgccaggCAGCAGAGGCAGCCGCCGTCGTGGGCGGACATCCCGCGGGACCTGGCCGTCCAGGTGATCCGCTTCCTCCCGGCCCAGGTGGACAGAGCCTGCTTCGCCGCCGTGTGCCCGCagtggcgcgccgccgcgcggaacGCCCTCCTGCCCGCGCCCCTGCCGCTGCTCGCGCTCCCGGACGGCGCCTTCTACTGCCTCCCCTACGGCAAGCCCTTCCGTTTCCCTCGTGCCGGCTGCGCCGGCTACAAGACCGCCGCGTGTGGCCGCTGGCTCGTCTTCCCGCACGACGACGGCTGCTTCTTGGTCGACCCCTTCGCCGGCGCCACTGTGACGCTCCCCGCCCTGTCCCGTGTCCGGCTCCGACCCCCAAATGCGGTTGCTAGGTATGTAAATGTTGGGATCGCAGGGCGTGATGCACATGTCAGTATGTTCTACCCTCACGCTACTTGGATGCATATCAAGACTTCGGACAAGATGCCCATAAACAAGCTACTCTTGTGCTCGCCGAACCTCGTCGCCGCATTCATCGGCAGCTCACTCGCCAATGCTGGACGCAACAGCCAGATTCTAGTGTGCCAGCCAGGGGCGTCCTCATGGTCGGTACGAGCTTACGACAAGTGCAAGCTGTTTGAAGACATGGCATTCTACCGGGGGAAGCTGTACGCCCTCACTCATGATGAGAACCTCCTTGTCGTCAACATCAGCCAGGATCCAAACACCGGTGATCCACAGATCTCCCAAATTGGACAGGTCATCAAGGACGATCCCACCTGGTCTTCAGTTCTGATTCCGGATGACGACGACACAAGCACAACGGACAAAAAGAAGCTCTACCTAGTTGAATCATGTGGTGTATTGCTGATGGTACGCAGGAAGGTTTGCTGCAGAGTGGTAGGCAAGACCGTCGTGGCTGGACAGAACGAGTTTGAGGTGTTCAAGGCTGATTTGGAGAACTCACGTTGGGTGAATGTGACAACCCTTGGGGATGATCAGATAGTTTTCCTCGGACGGCCATGCTCTAAGGCGGTGTCCGCGTCTCAGTACGGGATGCCAGGTGACCAAATCTTCTTCCTTGATGATGTTATGGAGAATAACAAGGAGTATGCCTATGAGGAGGAGACCACTTCTGTCAGTGTCTACGACATGAGGAGCGCCGAGGTCTCTTCCCCTCTGCCGATGGCCTGGAAGCATGAGATGATTTCTGCAACTTGGCTGTTCCCTTTGGATTGA